CCAACAATGCAACAAATTATGTTGAGATTAGTAGGTTTTATTTGTCCTAGACTCAGTTCCAGGCATCTAGGTTGAAGGAGTTACTTGATCTAGCACCTGTAGTTTTGGATTACGTGAGTGCATAGCTGATTGTGAGCTACCGTTTGGTAGTCTCCATCCAGCATAATCAGAAGACATTCAAATTTTTAATCAGCAACTGGGTGGAGTGGGTGCTGACATTTCTTCCAAAATAATAATTGGTATTTAGCTGCATCCACTTTACTCTTCATATATGGACATTGGCTCGTCAAATTAAACTGGAATTGTTGGTGCTCTATACAAAGTAACACTTCATAATGTTATATTcacagctttttttttttgttgacagATGTCCCGAACTGATTTCCAGTTGATGAAACATTCCCAAGAAAATTCAAAGCTATTAGCCAAAATTGTTCAGTCCCCAGAAAAGTTTCAGGTAGGCCATTTCGTTTTTTTAATGTTTTGTGGCAGGCATAAAGTTCATCAGGAAACTGATATATTTTTGTTGGAATCACTATGCTAAAACCCTGAAGATTCCATCAATTGAAGGAATCCTGTAGGTCCAGAATTACTTTCCATGGTATTACTGCATGCCATGGTTTTCCTTACTGATTGACTAGTAAGGATGTTTCCATTCTTTCAGCTGTCAGATTGACCTTATCACTTGACGGTTCACTGTGACTGTGCATGAATTATTTGTTTTACTTCTAGAGCAAGCATCACAGGATGCTCTAGTTTGTTTCTTGCATTCGTTTAGAAAATGTGCATTTTTCTATAGAGTTACCGGCGCTCATTTCTTTATGTGCTATTCCTGTCTTTTCGATGTGCATACGATGTCAAATTGATGGATCAGAACTATGTACTTCAATCAGCTAATCTGCAACTTGTGCAAGCTGGTATAGTAACTATGGATATTTTTTTCTATTGAAGAAAAACCTTGAGGAGAACAAAGGAGTCCGTGATGAGTTAAAGACCTTGGAGAAGATGGCAATGCATAAAGTCCAGGACAAAAACAATACTCTTGAGATGTATACAAAGGTACTCTTTATGATGGACACTTTTTGATGCCCATTGGCACAACAATTTCTCACACTTGTTACAATCTTATAGTGGAATTTGCTCTAATTTCTTATAAAAGTTACAGATCACGTGCTAGCAAAATAGTGTCTTCTGGTCCTCTTGAGTTCCCTTTCAGTTGTCCACGCAACTTCAGATCGCTGTTTTCTACTTCTACTGATGGGCCTTGCTCAAATCAGAAGAATCATTTGACATTTATTGTTCATGTGGGGTTTCACCTTTCTTATTGCTTGATACTCCATTGATGCGGTTGCATGATAAGTATCTTTGTTTTGCAGGTCTGTGAGAAACTATCAAGGCACCTCTCTAAAATCGATGCTCTATATGAAACGGTATGAGTAGCTGTGAACCTTTATTGTATcatccacccccccccccccccccccgcgcgcgctTTAGTCATATTGGTCTAACAATGAATGTACAAAATATATCGTACCTGCTAGAGCACTGCTGCTAAAGCTTCTGAGAAGGAGGTTAAAGCACTCAAAGCCAAGATTAGTGATCACAGTTTAGAGATGAAGACCCTTCGTATTAAAGCTGATGAATGGCAATCAAAAGGTTTTTACTTCTAATTTTGTATTGCTAGAGTGCTGTTCAGCCAGTTCTTAGTTCAGATATCCTCACCACATCACTTTGCTCGAACATTTTGCGATTAGTACATGAAACTGAGGACCGTCTCAAGtcaaaggagaaagaaagggacCAAAGAATCGGAGAGAATAAAAAGAAGATGGCTGCACTGAAATCTGAAGTTGAATCAGAACTTAAGTGCCTTGCAGATAGGGAAAGGGAAACTGAGGAGAAAGTTGCAAAGGTGAGGCTTTTCTCCTGATTTGTTCGGCTGTTGAAATTAGAATCCTTTCGAAATTACGTTGCATGAGTTGCTACATCCAATGCTTACTGCTTTACATATTACCTTTGGTGATACCTTGGAGGTTGATTAGTAGCTGTAGGCTCTATAAATCTAGAAGGTAGAAAAAAGAAACAGGCTAACCATTCATCTAGCACTTGATTACCAAAGCCTGTAGGCTTCTGTCATCctgtttgtttatttattttatcgTTCCTCTTTCAGAATTGCTAACATGCTGTCCGCCTATCTGTCAACAACACAGGCTACTGATTTATACTCCCAAGCTGATGCGGTAGAAGTTGCTGGCAGGAAAAAACGAGAGGAAATCTTTGCCAAGTTTGAGCAAGTTTGCGAGACGGTACGTCCCTAGCTAGAAGGGTATTTTGATTTCCTAAAAAGATACTCCTAGTCCATAAGGAGCACTTGTTTACGTGAGGTTGGCTGCTGACATAACCAAATCTTTCTCCAGGCTAACCTGTACATGGATGGCATCGAATGTTCTGTCAACGAAGTTGACGAAGCGAATATGACCATTATGGGCCAGTGTCTCACTTTATGTGACAGCTAGTACCCTTGTGGCATGGTCGCATGGAATGATGGATGTATATGTCGTAATTGAGCTAGTGCTCCCCTTGTGTATATAGCTGATTACCTGGACTGGATTTTGGACAACATTTGCACCTCGATCCACGCTGCTCTAGCCATTCCTCGTACAttgctcctcctgctgctctcaaTCATCACAAGCATAACCTAGGTGATCTGTGTTTTTGCTTTGCTGCTAGAATTTTCCTTGCCAAAAAGTTGAGTAAGTCATGCTGCAAACAGGAATTTTCAGTCATTTTGTTTTGTGATGTACCACGTTTGTCAGACTGATGCTTCAAAGAGTTGTTAGTGAAATGGTATTCAGTGTGTTAATTATTGCCAGTGTCAACGTTAGCAACCTTGCCCCTGTACACATAGTAAAAACATGCCTGTTTCTTTTCATCTTTGGCGCATTTCTTGGCTCTGGTGAACTTTAAGTCCAAGTTTTTACTCTACGAATCTTGTCATGCTAGAAATATGAATAAATTTCCTCGATTAAGGCCCTGTTTCTGTGACTTGTTTTGGCGAACGCAGCTTTGCGACTGCTTTTTGGAATCGTGGGCGGGCAGTTCATTTCTTCGAACTTCACACCGCCGTCGCGAGACGTTCGGCGGAATTATTCTGCTTATCTCGTTGAAAGCCCGTCGCGAACGCGAAGAACAATGTTTTCCAAACAAGTGCCTTCAAAGTGCACATTGCAAACGTTAAAAGAAAAAACCATCTCCATGGCCTACTTCTTGAGATGTCCGTGTCTGTATTATTATTTTCTCTCGAATCAAGAACTGTGCTTATGGAATCGTAATCTGATTCCATGTCGACTTCTATAAGTAGTAGTCCCATTCTTTTGGCTCGTGAATTTTCCACTTTACATTCGTTTTCACATGTTTTCAAGCAGAGCTCAAGAGAGTAGATCCTTTTGCACCTACTAATCCATCTTCAATTTCAATTCCTTAAGCACAGGACAAACCCTGCCCTGAACTTCTACTGAACCCGGTGAGcaagggccctgtttggtttggccTAGCACAATTAGCAcaaaaactttgaccaataattaggggtactaaataaaggtaatttacaaaactaactccacagcgctgtactacttcgcgagacgaacctaatgaggcctttgaccgtgtgattagatgatggttactgtagcataactgtagccaatcatcgattaattttCCTTTGCTGCTAGAATTTTCCTTGCCAAAAAGTTGAGTAAGTCATGCTGCAAACAGGAATTTTCAGTCATTTTGTTTTGTGATGTACCACGTTTGTCAGACTGATGCTTCAAAGAGTTGTTAGTGAAATGGTATTCAGTGTGTTAATTATTGCCAGTGTCAACGTTAGCAACCTTGCCCCTGTACACATAGTAAAAACATGCCTGTTTCTTTTCATCTTTGGCGCATTTCTTGGCTCTGGTGAACTTTAAGTCCAAGTTTTTACTCTACGAATCTTGTCATGCTAGAAATATGAATAAATTTCCTCGATTAAGGCCCTGTTTCTGTGACTTGTTTTGGCGAACGCAGCTTTGCGACTGCTTTTTGGAATCGTGGGCGGGCAGTTCATTTCTTCGAACTTCACACCGCCGTCGCGAGACGTTCGGCGGAATTATTCTGCTTATCTCGTTGAAAGCCCGTCGCGAACGCGAAGAACAATGTTTTCCAAACAAGTGCCTTCAAAGTGCACATTGCAAACGTTAAAAGAAAAAACCATCTCCATGGCCTACTTCTTGAGATGTCCGTGTCTGTATTATTATTTTCTCTCGAATCAAGAACTGTGCTTATGGAATCGTAATCTGATTCCATGTCGACTTCTATAAGTAGTAGTCCCATTCTTTTGGCTCGTGAATTTTCCACTTTACATTCGTTTTCACATGTTTTCAAGCAGAGCTCAAGAGAGTAGATCCTTTTGCACCTACTAATCCATCTTCAATTTCAATTCCTTAAGCACAGGACAAACCCTGCCCTGAACTTCTACTGAACCCGGTGAGcaagggccctgtttggtttggccTAGCACAATTAGCAcaaaaactttgaccaataattaggggtactaaataaaggtaatttacaaaactaactccacagcgctgtactacttcgcgagacgaacctaatgaggcctttgaccgtgtgattagatgatggttactgtagcataactgtagccaattatcgattaattacagtcattagattcatctcgaaaagttacacccatctgtaaaagggttttgcaaataaactttgtttagtgcTTCATGCAAGCAAGATTCTTTTCTTGGGAGTTGTGTGCTACTTGTGCTAGATGaaaaccaaacggggccaagACATCTCTGACAGCATCTCTAAAATCCACAGGACTACAAAAAACCTCCGAACACTGAGCAAGACATCTCTGACAGCATCTCTAAAATCCACAGGACTACAAAAAACCTCCGAACACTGAGGGCCCATCCGGGTTCGAACCGGAGACCTATTGATCTGCAGTCAATTGCTCTACCACTGAGCTATGGACCCTTAGATTCTGAAAGGTTACCGAGAATTTTCAAGTTGACTGACTGACTGACTGCAAGAGAGTTGGAATGAAGAACTTGACAAGTCTCGGTGCGCAAAAATGAACGAGCCGAACAGAGAGTGAGAAGCAGAAACATCATCACACGCCAACGTGTGTCTAGTAACTGCTCGCTCCGTCCCAAATTACAATTCGTTTTAAacttgtttatatatatatatatatatatatagtttttctATGTATTTAGATATAGTGTACCTCTAAGATGTAtggcaatatatatatatatagaaaagttaaaatgaattataatttgaGGTACAGGTGGCAGTTACTAGTAGGAGACTGTTCAGGGACGGTACTGCACATGCACACTAGGTTGTTGTGGCACCATCCGTGTTGGATGAACGGGAAACTACATTTGGCACAAAGCCAATTAGCCACAAAGCACCGCAAGAAACCCGTCATTAGCCTCCAAATCTCCCTTGGCCTCATCACTTACTCAACTACTCAACCTTCCAAATCCAACGGCACTTTCAACGCCCACCGTGCTCCCAAAGCATTTTTCAAAACCTCCACGCCTTTGGCGCGTCGCCCACTTTAAGACCGAGCCCGCTCCCGCTCCAGCTCTGCTCCTCGCTTACCAGTCACTCGTGAGCAGCCAGCATTAGCAAATGCCGCAGCTAGATCTGGACCACGTCTTCTGCGTCGgtgcccgcggccgcggcgggtccGTGTGCGAGACGgccccggcctccgccgcccagCGCGGCGGCAATGCGAGCGCGAGCGCCCgtaccgacgacgacgacggggaCGACGCCCCGGCGGAGTCGGTGCTGATCCCGCTGCGGGGCGGGAACGGCCTGGCCGAGCTGCTCtgcgcggcgctgcggcgggacGCGTCCACCAAGGGCAGCTCCAACCCCAaggcggccgcggaggcggcggcgcgcatgcAGGGCGCGCCGAGGGCGGAATCGAGGAGGTTGCCAGGCACCACAGCCAGcaaagccgccgccgtcgtcatcatcggcgtcctgcccgccgcggccggcaaGGTGGTCGCCAACGCCAAGGagcgccgcgggcgccggccggcggccggggccagAGTCTTCGCCAGCGAGGCCGCGGGGCCGGAGCCCGTGTCCCCGAAGGTGTCCTGCTTCGGGGCCGTGCTGCCGGAGTcgcggggcggcgccgcggcgccgcccggtAATACTAATAAGCAAGGGGAAGGAGAGGAGCGGGGCGGGTGCTGGGCGAGCGTGGCGGCCGCGCTGCGCGGGCTATGCCGCAACAGCGATCCTCCTGGTGAAGGCGGCGAATCGGGTGCGAGCGAGTCGAGTCCGAAGGCTGCCGCGGCGCCGGAGCCACCGCCTGCCGCCGTCctctcgccgccgcgggcggtgGCCGGGCTGGGAGACGTGAAGCGCCTCGCTTCGCGGCGGTGGACGGAGACCTTGGCCGCCGACGCCGAAGGACGGGGCTCGGTTTGAATgtgtgccgcgcccgcgcttCCAGTTCCAGAGGCTCTGCACGGGCACAGCCTTGTACTGCGTCCAAGGAGGCAAGGACCACGGTCGCCGATGCACAGCCTACTCCTCGGACCTGCTTCTGCCCGTTCTACTGTCGCGTGTGGCTGTGTGGCTGAGCTTTGTGCTTGTTTGCAAGCTGCATCTCGTGCCTTGTGTTCGCGTTTATTTTCTGTAAATGTTGGGTTTGTGTGTTGACATTGGACTTCGGTCTTGCTCAACTAGGGATCCTTTGGTGGAGCTGCACGTGTATGTAAACGGGCTTCACCACTGTAGCATCTTGGAGCTGATTTTCTGTCCTATGCAGAGGTTGTTTGATTTCAAAAGCTAAACTTTAGTCTATATCACATAAAAAAATCTTagtatttagaaatattaaataaaggttaattataaaaataactgCAGAATCcgagggctaaactgcgagacgaatctaatgaggtatactaatccatgattagcggatggttactgtagcatcattgtaatAAATTACGGATTAATTaggatcattagattcgtctcgcgaattagcactctgtcaaaaaaaaattataaacatattttatttaatactccaaaatagtaagatttcttttgatgtggcaggaagttaaaaaaaatcccAGGAATCAAACAACACCATAGGCGTATACTTGTCAGTTGGAATTCAGTCTTCCTATCTATCTCAATTCTCAAGATTGGGCGCTTGTGACCTGAAAAATTGAAAAGGTTTGGGCGCTTGACAACAAATGAAACGCTCATAAAAACCTGGAAAAGAAAGGTTTTCCTGAGAAACGACAACCGCAAAAGGTTGTGTTAAACTTTACGGGCTCGCACGCGAGATTAAAAAAGCCCAAACAAGAAACCCCAGAGAAAACCAGCCCACATATCAAACAAGAGAGGTTAACGATCCAATCATCATCCAACGGATACGGGGCCAGCCTGACGCGGGCCGCGCAACCTTTTCTCGGTCGGCGCGCCTCCCTCCTGCATCCCGCTCGCCCGCACGGCCGCACCCACGGACCCACCACCCACCGTGCGCCGGAGCCGACCGTTGGGATGAACCCCGCCCGCATCGCCCACCCACCCGCAcgaggaaaaaaaatcaaatgggAAAAAAGAAACCGACATCTCCAGCAGCCTCCTCCCCCATGACCGTTGCACAGTTCAAACCCCTCAAAACGGCCACTCCCCCGGGCCGGTCAAGCGTACACACTCTGGCCGACAAAGCGAAAGCGAAAGCGAAAGCCCCGCCGCGGCAGAGGGGCGAGAAGAGGGGCGAGAGCAGGGGCAGGCCGAGCgagcgagagggagggagcCGATGGGGTGCAtctcctcgaagctcctcccgccggggcccggcggcgacggcgggcgcgCCACGGTGCGCGGCCGCGTCGACCACGTCGTCTCCCTCACGTCCACCACCTACGGCGTCCTCGACCTCCACCCGaagcacggcgccgccgccgcgcctgccgcTGCTCCCGAAGagaagcaggaggaggagcagcagcagccgccgccggtgccgcagGACAAGCCGATAAGCAAGGAGTGGAAGCGCGCCAGcatgcgcccgccgccgctcgtcgtccCGGCCGCCGACaagaagccggcggcggcggggaagccGGAGGCCGGCCTGGAGGTGATCAACGCGTGGGAGATCATGGCCGGGCTGGAGGAAggcgccgacgccgcggcggccgggtcgccggcgaggaagccGTCCAAGCCGGGCCGGTGGTCGCCGGCCAGGGTCCTCGCCATGGCCCT
This sequence is a window from Panicum virgatum strain AP13 chromosome 7K, P.virgatum_v5, whole genome shotgun sequence. Protein-coding genes within it:
- the LOC120640915 gene encoding kinetochore protein NUF2 homolog isoform X2, which encodes MGALDVRRIYRRARDVLESISFRGLTLRDFIRPEPRRVVLILSAIINYLNFRYEKIALLNPIVEEFSGVEELPDARARIAELQKVKEDHAYKEQMDEPAVQQLQAEVNALKQNIQEYNTKQMALRSRAKSIDEKKEGILAKMSRTDFQLMKHSQENSKLLAKIVQSPEKFQKNLEENKGVRDELKTLEKMAMHKVQDKNNTLEMYTKVCEKLSRHLSKIDALYETSTAAKASEKEVKALKAKISDHSLEMKTLRIKADEWQSKVHETEDRLKSKEKERDQRIGENKKKMAALKSEVESELKCLADRERETEEKVAKATDLYSQADAVEVAGRKKREEIFAKFEQVCETANLYMDGIECSVNEVDEANMTIMGQCLTLCDS
- the LOC120640915 gene encoding kinetochore protein NUF2 homolog isoform X1, coding for MASTFSFPEMTPAQLAEGLHTFSIAPTANLRAEDIASPQPDLLLGVLSLFLTVVGDDPDDQLGFDVLQKLDNPEHHMGALDVRRIYRRARDVLESISFRGLTLRDFIRPEPRRVVLILSAIINYLNFRYEKIALLNPIVEEFSGVEELPDARARIAELQKVKEDHAYKEQMDEPAVQQLQAEVNALKQNIQEYNTKQMALRSRAKSIDEKKEGILAKMSRTDFQLMKHSQENSKLLAKIVQSPEKFQKNLEENKGVRDELKTLEKMAMHKVQDKNNTLEMYTKVCEKLSRHLSKIDALYETSTAAKASEKEVKALKAKISDHSLEMKTLRIKADEWQSKVHETEDRLKSKEKERDQRIGENKKKMAALKSEVESELKCLADRERETEEKVAKATDLYSQADAVEVAGRKKREEIFAKFEQVCETANLYMDGIECSVNEVDEANMTIMGQCLTLCDS
- the LOC120643017 gene encoding collagen alpha-2(I) chain-like gives rise to the protein MPQLDLDHVFCVGARGRGGSVCETAPASAAQRGGNASASARTDDDDGDDAPAESVLIPLRGGNGLAELLCAALRRDASTKGSSNPKAAAEAAARMQGAPRAESRRLPGTTASKAAAVVIIGVLPAAAGKVVANAKERRGRRPAAGARVFASEAAGPEPVSPKVSCFGAVLPESRGGAAAPPGNTNKQGEGEERGGCWASVAAALRGLCRNSDPPGEGGESGASESSPKAAAAPEPPPAAVLSPPRAVAGLGDVKRLASRRWTETLAADAEGRGSV